A DNA window from Bos indicus x Bos taurus breed Angus x Brahman F1 hybrid chromosome 16, Bos_hybrid_MaternalHap_v2.0, whole genome shotgun sequence contains the following coding sequences:
- the RNF207 gene encoding RING finger protein 207 isoform X2, with amino-acid sequence MSGAIFTSLEGPGALDGTSGHPLVCPLCHAQYERPCLLDCFHEFCAGCLRGRAADGRLACPLCQHQTVVKGPSGLPPVDRLLQFLVDSSGDGTEVVRCANCDLECGKQDAETTYFCNTCGQPLCARCRDETHRARMFARHDIVALGQRSRDVLQKCTLHAEPYVLFSTDKKSLLCIRCFRDMQGESRVHCVDLESAYVQGCERLQQAVLEVKALQTATREAIELLQAMVEEVRRSAAEEEAAIQALFSSMQDKLSERKALLLQAVQSQYEEKDKAFKEQLSHLATLLPTLQVHLVICSSFLSLANKAEFLDLGYELMERLQGIVTRPHRLRPAQSSKITSDHRAEFARCLEPLLLLGPRRAAGAGGGTSTLTGGLGPKVLRGPGCPSPVGKMLGSPVQKPTLHRSISTKVLLAEGDDSPFTEHCRHYEDSYRRLQAEMQNLKDQVQELHRDLTKHHSLIKAEIMGDILHKALQIWEDSYQRVANEQEIYEAQLHDLLQLKQENAYLTTITKQITPYIRSIAKVKERLEPRFQVPVDEPSDHPQNTHDDGVNAEAPARSDPVSVAEKKEKNLELRNSRALGGLAEEPPLKNKDAHRPKSKNGGDVPTWREHPA; translated from the exons ATGTCGGGAGCTATCTTCACGTCTCTGGAGGGCCCGGGCGCCCTGGACGGGACAAGCGGCCACCCCCTCGTGTGCCCGCTGTGCCACGCGCAGTATGAGCGCCCCTGCCTGCTGGACTGCTTTCACGAGTTCTGTGCCGGCTGCCTGCGTGGCCGCGCTGCTGATGGCCGCCTCGCCTGCCCTCTGTGCCA GCACCAGACGGTGGTGAAGGGCCCCAGCGGGCTCCCTCCAGTGGATCGGCTGTTGCAGTTCCTGGTGGACAGCTCAGGGGATGGCACCGAGGTGGTGCGCTGCGCCAACTGCGACCTGGAGTGCGGCAAGCAG GACGCGGAGACCACGTACTTCTGCAACACGTGCGGGCAGCCGCTCTGCGCGCGCTGCCGCGACGAGACGCACCGGGCACGCATGTTCGCGCGCCACGACATCGTGGCCTTAGGTCAGCGCAGCCGCGACGTGCTCCAGAAGTGCA CGCTGCACGCCGAGCCCTATGTCCTGTTCTCCACCGACAAGAAGTCGCTGCTGTGCATCCGCTGCTTCCGGGACATGCAGGG GGAGAGCCGCGTCCACTGCGTGGACCTCGAGTCAGCTTACGTCCAGGGCTGCGAGAGGCTGCAGCAGGCGGTGCTG GAGGTGAAGGCCCTGCAGACCGCCACACGAGAGGCCATCGAGCTGCTGCAGGCGATGGTGGAGGAAGTGCGACGCAGCGCGGCAGAGGAGGAGGCCGCCATCCAGGCCCTCTTCAGCAGCATGCAG GACAAACTGTCAGAGAGGAAAGCGCTGCTGCTGCAGGCCGTGCAGAG ccagtaTGAAGAGAAGGACAAGGCCTTCAAGGAGCAGCTCTCCCATTTGGCCACTCTGCTGCCCACCCTGCAG GTTCACCTGGTCATCTGCTCTTCCTTCCTCAGCTTGGCCAACAAGGCCGAGTTCCTGGACCTGGGCTAT GAGCTGATGGAGAGATTGCAGGGCATCGTCACGCGGCCACATCGCCTGCGGCCGGCACAGAGCAGCAAG ATCACCAGCGACCACCGCGCTGAGTTCGCGCGCTGCCTGGAGCCGCTACTGCTGCTGGGGCCACGCCGGGCGGCGGGTGCCGGGGGTGGCACTAGCAC GCTCACAGGGGGCTTGGGCCCCAAGGTGCTGAGGGGGCCCGGCTGCCCTTCCCCAGTGGGGAAGATGTTGGGGTCACCGGTCCAAAAGCCCACACTGCACCGGTCCATCAGTACCAAGGTGCTGCTGGCGGAGGGCGACGACTCACCCTTCACGGAGCACTGCCGCCACTACGAGGACTCCTACCGG CGCCTGCAAGCAGAGATGCAGAACCTGAAGGACCAGGTACAGGAGCTGCACCGGGACCTCACCAAGCACCATTCGCTCATCAAAGCCGAGATCATGGGCGACATCTTACACAAGGCCCTGCAG ATTTGGGAGGACTCCTACCAGCGGGTGGCTAACGAACAGGAGATATATGAAG CCCAgctccatgaccttctccagcTGAAGCAGGAGAATGCCTACCTGACCACCATCACCAAGCAAATCACGCCCTACATCCGCTCCATTGCCAAGGTGAAGGAGCGACTGGAACCCAG GTTTCAGGTCCCTGTGGATGAACCATCAGACCATCCACAAAACACGCATGATGATGGTGTGAATGCCGAGGCTCCGGCCAG GAGCGATCCAGTAAGTGTTgcagagaagaaggagaagaactTAGAGCTGAGAAACAGCCGAGCTCTGGGGGGCCTTGCAGAGGAGCCTCCACTGAAAAACAAAGATGCACACAGACCCAAATCAAAAAACGGGGGTGATGTCCCCACCTGGAGGGAGCACCCAGCTTAA
- the RNF207 gene encoding RING finger protein 207 isoform X1, which produces MSGAIFTSLEGPGALDGTSGHPLVCPLCHAQYERPCLLDCFHEFCAGCLRGRAADGRLACPLCQHQTVVKGPSGLPPVDRLLQFLVDSSGDGTEVVRCANCDLECGKQDAETTYFCNTCGQPLCARCRDETHRARMFARHDIVALGQRSRDVLQKCTLHAEPYVLFSTDKKSLLCIRCFRDMQGESRVHCVDLESAYVQGCERLQQAVLEVKALQTATREAIELLQAMVEEVRRSAAEEEAAIQALFSSMQDKLSERKALLLQAVQSQYEEKDKAFKEQLSHLATLLPTLQVHLVICSSFLSLANKAEFLDLGYELMERLQGIVTRPHRLRPAQSSKITSDHRAEFARCLEPLLLLGPRRAAGAGGGTSTLTGGLGPKVLRGPGCPSPVGKMLGSPVQKPTLHRSISTKVLLAEGDDSPFTEHCRHYEDSYRRLQAEMQNLKDQVQELHRDLTKHHSLIKAEIMGDILHKALQVDAQIASEYASVEGLRAVFQEIWEDSYQRVANEQEIYEAQLHDLLQLKQENAYLTTITKQITPYIRSIAKVKERLEPRFQVPVDEPSDHPQNTHDDGVNAEAPARSDPVSVAEKKEKNLELRNSRALGGLAEEPPLKNKDAHRPKSKNGGDVPTWREHPA; this is translated from the exons ATGTCGGGAGCTATCTTCACGTCTCTGGAGGGCCCGGGCGCCCTGGACGGGACAAGCGGCCACCCCCTCGTGTGCCCGCTGTGCCACGCGCAGTATGAGCGCCCCTGCCTGCTGGACTGCTTTCACGAGTTCTGTGCCGGCTGCCTGCGTGGCCGCGCTGCTGATGGCCGCCTCGCCTGCCCTCTGTGCCA GCACCAGACGGTGGTGAAGGGCCCCAGCGGGCTCCCTCCAGTGGATCGGCTGTTGCAGTTCCTGGTGGACAGCTCAGGGGATGGCACCGAGGTGGTGCGCTGCGCCAACTGCGACCTGGAGTGCGGCAAGCAG GACGCGGAGACCACGTACTTCTGCAACACGTGCGGGCAGCCGCTCTGCGCGCGCTGCCGCGACGAGACGCACCGGGCACGCATGTTCGCGCGCCACGACATCGTGGCCTTAGGTCAGCGCAGCCGCGACGTGCTCCAGAAGTGCA CGCTGCACGCCGAGCCCTATGTCCTGTTCTCCACCGACAAGAAGTCGCTGCTGTGCATCCGCTGCTTCCGGGACATGCAGGG GGAGAGCCGCGTCCACTGCGTGGACCTCGAGTCAGCTTACGTCCAGGGCTGCGAGAGGCTGCAGCAGGCGGTGCTG GAGGTGAAGGCCCTGCAGACCGCCACACGAGAGGCCATCGAGCTGCTGCAGGCGATGGTGGAGGAAGTGCGACGCAGCGCGGCAGAGGAGGAGGCCGCCATCCAGGCCCTCTTCAGCAGCATGCAG GACAAACTGTCAGAGAGGAAAGCGCTGCTGCTGCAGGCCGTGCAGAG ccagtaTGAAGAGAAGGACAAGGCCTTCAAGGAGCAGCTCTCCCATTTGGCCACTCTGCTGCCCACCCTGCAG GTTCACCTGGTCATCTGCTCTTCCTTCCTCAGCTTGGCCAACAAGGCCGAGTTCCTGGACCTGGGCTAT GAGCTGATGGAGAGATTGCAGGGCATCGTCACGCGGCCACATCGCCTGCGGCCGGCACAGAGCAGCAAG ATCACCAGCGACCACCGCGCTGAGTTCGCGCGCTGCCTGGAGCCGCTACTGCTGCTGGGGCCACGCCGGGCGGCGGGTGCCGGGGGTGGCACTAGCAC GCTCACAGGGGGCTTGGGCCCCAAGGTGCTGAGGGGGCCCGGCTGCCCTTCCCCAGTGGGGAAGATGTTGGGGTCACCGGTCCAAAAGCCCACACTGCACCGGTCCATCAGTACCAAGGTGCTGCTGGCGGAGGGCGACGACTCACCCTTCACGGAGCACTGCCGCCACTACGAGGACTCCTACCGG CGCCTGCAAGCAGAGATGCAGAACCTGAAGGACCAGGTACAGGAGCTGCACCGGGACCTCACCAAGCACCATTCGCTCATCAAAGCCGAGATCATGGGCGACATCTTACACAAGGCCCTGCAGGTGGACGCCCAGATTGCCTCGGAGTATGCTTCCGTGGAGGGCCTGAGAGCAGTCTTTCAGGAG ATTTGGGAGGACTCCTACCAGCGGGTGGCTAACGAACAGGAGATATATGAAG CCCAgctccatgaccttctccagcTGAAGCAGGAGAATGCCTACCTGACCACCATCACCAAGCAAATCACGCCCTACATCCGCTCCATTGCCAAGGTGAAGGAGCGACTGGAACCCAG GTTTCAGGTCCCTGTGGATGAACCATCAGACCATCCACAAAACACGCATGATGATGGTGTGAATGCCGAGGCTCCGGCCAG GAGCGATCCAGTAAGTGTTgcagagaagaaggagaagaactTAGAGCTGAGAAACAGCCGAGCTCTGGGGGGCCTTGCAGAGGAGCCTCCACTGAAAAACAAAGATGCACACAGACCCAAATCAAAAAACGGGGGTGATGTCCCCACCTGGAGGGAGCACCCAGCTTAA
- the RNF207 gene encoding RING finger protein 207 isoform X4 yields MSGAIFTSLEGPGALDGTSGHPLVCPLCHAQYERPCLLDCFHEFCAGCLRGRAADGRLACPLCQHQTVVKGPSGLPPVDRLLQFLVDSSGDGTEVVRCANCDLECGKQDAETTYFCNTCGQPLCARCRDETHRARMFARHDIVALGQRSRDVLQKCTLHAEPYVLFSTDKKSLLCIRCFRDMQGESRVHCVDLESAYVQGCERLQQAVLEVKALQTATREAIELLQAMVEEVRRSAAEEEAAIQALFSSMQDKLSERKALLLQAVQSLANKAEFLDLGYELMERLQGIVTRPHRLRPAQSSKITSDHRAEFARCLEPLLLLGPRRAAGAGGGTSTLTGGLGPKVLRGPGCPSPVGKMLGSPVQKPTLHRSISTKVLLAEGDDSPFTEHCRHYEDSYRRLQAEMQNLKDQVQELHRDLTKHHSLIKAEIMGDILHKALQVDAQIASEYASVEGLRAVFQEIWEDSYQRVANEQEIYEAQLHDLLQLKQENAYLTTITKQITPYIRSIAKVKERLEPRFQVPVDEPSDHPQNTHDDGVNAEAPARSDPVSVAEKKEKNLELRNSRALGGLAEEPPLKNKDAHRPKSKNGGDVPTWREHPA; encoded by the exons ATGTCGGGAGCTATCTTCACGTCTCTGGAGGGCCCGGGCGCCCTGGACGGGACAAGCGGCCACCCCCTCGTGTGCCCGCTGTGCCACGCGCAGTATGAGCGCCCCTGCCTGCTGGACTGCTTTCACGAGTTCTGTGCCGGCTGCCTGCGTGGCCGCGCTGCTGATGGCCGCCTCGCCTGCCCTCTGTGCCA GCACCAGACGGTGGTGAAGGGCCCCAGCGGGCTCCCTCCAGTGGATCGGCTGTTGCAGTTCCTGGTGGACAGCTCAGGGGATGGCACCGAGGTGGTGCGCTGCGCCAACTGCGACCTGGAGTGCGGCAAGCAG GACGCGGAGACCACGTACTTCTGCAACACGTGCGGGCAGCCGCTCTGCGCGCGCTGCCGCGACGAGACGCACCGGGCACGCATGTTCGCGCGCCACGACATCGTGGCCTTAGGTCAGCGCAGCCGCGACGTGCTCCAGAAGTGCA CGCTGCACGCCGAGCCCTATGTCCTGTTCTCCACCGACAAGAAGTCGCTGCTGTGCATCCGCTGCTTCCGGGACATGCAGGG GGAGAGCCGCGTCCACTGCGTGGACCTCGAGTCAGCTTACGTCCAGGGCTGCGAGAGGCTGCAGCAGGCGGTGCTG GAGGTGAAGGCCCTGCAGACCGCCACACGAGAGGCCATCGAGCTGCTGCAGGCGATGGTGGAGGAAGTGCGACGCAGCGCGGCAGAGGAGGAGGCCGCCATCCAGGCCCTCTTCAGCAGCATGCAG GACAAACTGTCAGAGAGGAAAGCGCTGCTGCTGCAGGCCGTGCAGAG CTTGGCCAACAAGGCCGAGTTCCTGGACCTGGGCTAT GAGCTGATGGAGAGATTGCAGGGCATCGTCACGCGGCCACATCGCCTGCGGCCGGCACAGAGCAGCAAG ATCACCAGCGACCACCGCGCTGAGTTCGCGCGCTGCCTGGAGCCGCTACTGCTGCTGGGGCCACGCCGGGCGGCGGGTGCCGGGGGTGGCACTAGCAC GCTCACAGGGGGCTTGGGCCCCAAGGTGCTGAGGGGGCCCGGCTGCCCTTCCCCAGTGGGGAAGATGTTGGGGTCACCGGTCCAAAAGCCCACACTGCACCGGTCCATCAGTACCAAGGTGCTGCTGGCGGAGGGCGACGACTCACCCTTCACGGAGCACTGCCGCCACTACGAGGACTCCTACCGG CGCCTGCAAGCAGAGATGCAGAACCTGAAGGACCAGGTACAGGAGCTGCACCGGGACCTCACCAAGCACCATTCGCTCATCAAAGCCGAGATCATGGGCGACATCTTACACAAGGCCCTGCAGGTGGACGCCCAGATTGCCTCGGAGTATGCTTCCGTGGAGGGCCTGAGAGCAGTCTTTCAGGAG ATTTGGGAGGACTCCTACCAGCGGGTGGCTAACGAACAGGAGATATATGAAG CCCAgctccatgaccttctccagcTGAAGCAGGAGAATGCCTACCTGACCACCATCACCAAGCAAATCACGCCCTACATCCGCTCCATTGCCAAGGTGAAGGAGCGACTGGAACCCAG GTTTCAGGTCCCTGTGGATGAACCATCAGACCATCCACAAAACACGCATGATGATGGTGTGAATGCCGAGGCTCCGGCCAG GAGCGATCCAGTAAGTGTTgcagagaagaaggagaagaactTAGAGCTGAGAAACAGCCGAGCTCTGGGGGGCCTTGCAGAGGAGCCTCCACTGAAAAACAAAGATGCACACAGACCCAAATCAAAAAACGGGGGTGATGTCCCCACCTGGAGGGAGCACCCAGCTTAA
- the RNF207 gene encoding RING finger protein 207 isoform X3: protein MRASCLSSPPRRASPQPRALAAPPSAISGRRQGSGPDRCRELSSRLWRARAPWTGQAATPSCARCATRSMSAPACWTAFTSSVPAACVAALLMAASPALCARRGDHVLLQHVRAAALRALPRRDAPGTHVRAPRHRGLRSAQPRRAPEVHAARRALCPVLHRQEVAAVHPLLPGHAGGEPRPLRGPRVSLRPGLREAAAGGAGGEGPADRHTRGHRAAAGDGGGSATQRGRGGGRHPGPLQQHAGQTVREESAAAAGRAEVHLVICSSFLSLANKAEFLDLGYELMERLQGIVTRPHRLRPAQSSKITSDHRAEFARCLEPLLLLGPRRAAGAGGGTSTLTGGLGPKVLRGPGCPSPVGKMLGSPVQKPTLHRSISTKVLLAEGDDSPFTEHCRHYEDSYRRLQAEMQNLKDQVQELHRDLTKHHSLIKAEIMGDILHKALQVDAQIASEYASVEGLRAVFQEIWEDSYQRVANEQEIYEAQLHDLLQLKQENAYLTTITKQITPYIRSIAKVKERLEPRFQVPVDEPSDHPQNTHDDGVNAEAPARSDPVSVAEKKEKNLELRNSRALGGLAEEPPLKNKDAHRPKSKNGGDVPTWREHPA, encoded by the exons ATGCGCGCCTCCTGCCTATCCTCCCCGCCCCGGCGCGCTAGCCCCCAGCCCCGAGCCCTAGCTGCCCCGCCCTCCGCGATCTCTGGACGCCGCCAAGGGTCCGGGCCGGACAG ATGTCGGGAGCTATCTTCACGTCTCTGGAGGGCCCGGGCGCCCTGGACGGGACAAGCGGCCACCCCCTCGTGTGCCCGCTGTGCCACGCGCAGTATGAGCGCCCCTGCCTGCTGGACTGCTTTCACGAGTTCTGTGCCGGCTGCCTGCGTGGCCGCGCTGCTGATGGCCGCCTCGCCTGCCCTCTGTGCCA GACGCGGAGACCACGTACTTCTGCAACACGTGCGGGCAGCCGCTCTGCGCGCGCTGCCGCGACGAGACGCACCGGGCACGCATGTTCGCGCGCCACGACATCGTGGCCTTAGGTCAGCGCAGCCGCGACGTGCTCCAGAAGTGCA CGCTGCACGCCGAGCCCTATGTCCTGTTCTCCACCGACAAGAAGTCGCTGCTGTGCATCCGCTGCTTCCGGGACATGCAGGG GGAGAGCCGCGTCCACTGCGTGGACCTCGAGTCAGCTTACGTCCAGGGCTGCGAGAGGCTGCAGCAGGCGGTGCTG GAGGTGAAGGCCCTGCAGACCGCCACACGAGAGGCCATCGAGCTGCTGCAGGCGATGGTGGAGGAAGTGCGACGCAGCGCGGCAGAGGAGGAGGCCGCCATCCAGGCCCTCTTCAGCAGCATGCAG GACAAACTGTCAGAGAGGAAAGCGCTGCTGCTGCAGGCCGTGCAGAG GTTCACCTGGTCATCTGCTCTTCCTTCCTCAGCTTGGCCAACAAGGCCGAGTTCCTGGACCTGGGCTAT GAGCTGATGGAGAGATTGCAGGGCATCGTCACGCGGCCACATCGCCTGCGGCCGGCACAGAGCAGCAAG ATCACCAGCGACCACCGCGCTGAGTTCGCGCGCTGCCTGGAGCCGCTACTGCTGCTGGGGCCACGCCGGGCGGCGGGTGCCGGGGGTGGCACTAGCAC GCTCACAGGGGGCTTGGGCCCCAAGGTGCTGAGGGGGCCCGGCTGCCCTTCCCCAGTGGGGAAGATGTTGGGGTCACCGGTCCAAAAGCCCACACTGCACCGGTCCATCAGTACCAAGGTGCTGCTGGCGGAGGGCGACGACTCACCCTTCACGGAGCACTGCCGCCACTACGAGGACTCCTACCGG CGCCTGCAAGCAGAGATGCAGAACCTGAAGGACCAGGTACAGGAGCTGCACCGGGACCTCACCAAGCACCATTCGCTCATCAAAGCCGAGATCATGGGCGACATCTTACACAAGGCCCTGCAGGTGGACGCCCAGATTGCCTCGGAGTATGCTTCCGTGGAGGGCCTGAGAGCAGTCTTTCAGGAG ATTTGGGAGGACTCCTACCAGCGGGTGGCTAACGAACAGGAGATATATGAAG CCCAgctccatgaccttctccagcTGAAGCAGGAGAATGCCTACCTGACCACCATCACCAAGCAAATCACGCCCTACATCCGCTCCATTGCCAAGGTGAAGGAGCGACTGGAACCCAG GTTTCAGGTCCCTGTGGATGAACCATCAGACCATCCACAAAACACGCATGATGATGGTGTGAATGCCGAGGCTCCGGCCAG GAGCGATCCAGTAAGTGTTgcagagaagaaggagaagaactTAGAGCTGAGAAACAGCCGAGCTCTGGGGGGCCTTGCAGAGGAGCCTCCACTGAAAAACAAAGATGCACACAGACCCAAATCAAAAAACGGGGGTGATGTCCCCACCTGGAGGGAGCACCCAGCTTAA